The Cydia pomonella isolate Wapato2018A chromosome 17, ilCydPomo1, whole genome shotgun sequence genome includes a window with the following:
- the LOC133526981 gene encoding proline-rich protein 36 isoform X4 — MEQSIKMVLMKQTLAHQQQQMASQRTQVQRQQALALMCRVYVGSISFELKEDTIRQAFLPFGPIKSINMSWDPVTQKHKGFAFVEYEIPEAAQLSLEQMNGVMLGGRNIKVVGRPSNMPQAQAVIDEIQEEAKQYNRIYVASVHPELSEDDIKNVFEAFGPVTYCRLAHGAQATRHKGYGFLEYATLNAALEAIASMNLFDLGGQYLRVGRAITPPHALAGPPPPQAMPTAAAVAAAAATAKIQVCALMNLLDLGGQYLRVGRAITPPHALAGPPPPQAMPTAAAVAAAAATAKIQVCALMNLLDLGGQYLRVGRAITPPHALAGPPPPQAMPTAAAVAAAAATAKIQVCALMNLLDLGGQYLRVGRAITPPHALAGPPPPQAMPTAAAVAAAAATAKIQVCALMNLLDLGGQYLRVGRAITPPHALAGPPPPQAMPTAAAVAAAAATAKIQVCALMNLLDLGGQYLRVGRAITPPHALAGPPPPQAMPTAAAVAAAAATAKIQVCALMNLLDLGGQYLRVGRAITPPHALAGPPPPQAMPTAAAVAAAAATAKIQVCALMNLLDLGGQYLRVGRAITPPHALAGPPPPQAMPTAAAVAAAATAKIQVCALMNLLDLGGQYLRVGRAITPPHALAGPPPPQAMPTAAAVAAAAATAKIQVCALMNLLDLGGQYLRVGRAITPPHALAGPPPPQAMPTAAAVVAAAATAKIQAMDAVASNAVALGLTKLNALGVPPAAALPTLAAALPGALPASLPVPLPAALPAALPVTLPAALPAALPAALPPPGVVIPPPPVSARPQPPPQTQPPPVSAASAAATGEAGLQAALQKKLLDSSPDTLQQQESLSISGQSARHLVMQRLMRRRVSRTVLLANMVAPEEVDEALHHEIQVQ, encoded by the exons AGTATACGTAGGCTCCATCTCGTTCGAGCTTAAGGAAGACACGATCCGGCAGGCGTTTTTGCCGTTCGGCCCCATCAAGAGTATCAACATGTCGTGGGATCCCGTTACACAAAAACATAAG GGCTTCGCATTCGTCGAATACGAGATACCAGAAGCGGCGCAGCTCAGCTTGGAGCAGATGAATGGCGTGATGCTGGGCGGGCGGAACATCAAGGTCGTGGGGCGGCCCAGCAACATGCCGCAGGCTCAGGCCGTCATAGATGAGATACAG GAGGAAGCGAAGCAGTACAACCGTATCTACGTAGCGTCAGTCCACCCGGAGCTCAGCGAAGACGACATCAAGAACGTGTTCGAGGCGTTCGGGCCCGTCACGTACTGCAGGCTGGCGCACGGCGCGCAGGCTACGAGGCATAAG GGCTACGGGTTCCTAGAATACGCAACACTAAACGCGGCGCTGGAAGCCATCGCGTCGATGAACCTGTTCGACCTGGGCGGGCAGTACCTGCGCGTGGGGCGCGCCATCACGCCGCCGCACGCGCTGgccggcccgccgccgccgcaggccatgcccaccgccgccgccgtcgccgccgccgccgccactgCCAAGATACAGGTGTGTGCTCTCATGAACCTGCTCGACCTGGGCGGGCAGTACCTGCGCGTGGGGCGCGCCATCACGCCGCCGCACGCGCTGgccggcccgccgccgccgcaggccatgcccaccgccgccgccgtcgccgccgccgccgccactgCCAAGATACAGGTGTGTGCTCTCATGAACCTGCTCGACCTGGGCGGGCAGTACCTGCGCGTGGGGCGCGCCATCACGCCGCCGCACGCGCTGgccggcccgccgccgccgcaggccatgcccaccgccgccgccgtcgccgccgccgccgccactgCCAAGATACAGGTGTGTGCTCTCATGAACCTGCTCGACCTGGGCGGGCAGTACCTGCGCGTGGGGCGCGCCATCACGCCGCCGCACGCGCTGgccggcccgccgccgccgcaggccatgcccaccgccgccgccgtcgccgccgccgccgccactgCCAAGATACAGGTGTGTGCTCTCATGAACCTGCTCGACCTGGGCGGGCAGTACCTGCGCGTGGGGCGCGCCATCACGCCGCCGCACGCGCTGgccggcccgccgccgccgcaggccatgcccaccgccgccgccgtcgccgccgccgccgccactgCCAAGATACAGGTGTGTGCTCTCATGAACCTGCTCGACCTGGGCGGGCAGTACCTGCGCGTGGGGCGCGCCATCACGCCGCCGCACGCGCTGgccggcccgccgccgccgcaggccatgcccaccgccgccgccgtcgccgccgccgccgccactgCCAAGATACAGGTGTGTGCTCTCATGAACCTGCTCGACCTGGGCGGGCAGTACCTGCGCGTGGGGCGCGCCATCACGCCGCCGCACGCGCTGgccggcccgccgccgccgcaggccatgcccaccgccgccgccgtcgccgccgccgccgccactgCCAAGATACAGGTGTGTGCTCTCATGAACCTGCTCGACCTGGGCGGGCAGTACCTGCGCGTGGGGCGCGCCATCACGCCGCCGCACGCGCTGgccggcccgccgccgccgcaggccatgcccaccgccgccgccgtcgccgccgccgccactgCCAAGATACAGGTGTGTGCTCTCATGAACCTGCTCGACCTGGGCGGGCAGTACCTGCGCGTGGGGCGCGCCATCACGCCGCCGCACGCGCTGgccggcccgccgccgccgcaggccatgcccaccgccgccgccgtcgccgccgccgccgccactgCCAAGATACAGGTGTGTGCTCTCATGAACCTGCTCGACCTGGGCGGGCAGTACCTGCGCGTGGGGCGCGCCATCACGCCGCCGCACGCGCTGgccggcccgccgccgccgcaggccatgcccaccgccgccgccgtcgtcgccgccgccgccactgCCAAGATACAG GCGATGGACGCGGTAGCCAGCAACGCCGTAGCGCTAGGGCTGACGAAGCTGAACGCCCTGGGCGTGCCGCCGGCCGCCGCGCTGCCCACGCTGGCGGCCGCTCTGCCCGGCGCGCTGCCCGCCAGCCTGCCGGTGCCGCTGCCCGCGGCGCTGCCGGCCGCGCTGCCCGTCACGCTGCCGGCCGCGCTGCCCGCCGCGTTGCCCGCCGCGCTGCCGCCGCCCGGCGTCGTCATCCCGCCGCCGCCGGTCTCCGCAAGACCGCAGCCGCCACCGCAG ACCCAACCCCCACCAGTATCAGCCGCGTCCGCAGCGGCGACAGGCGAAGCCGGCTTACAAGCGGCACTGCAGAAGAAACTCCTAGATTCCTCCCCCGACACATTGCAGCAGCAGGAATCCTTGTCCATCTCGGGGCAGTCGGCGCGCCACCTGGTCATGCAGCGGCTCATGCGGCGCCGCGTGTCGCGCACCGTGCTGCTCGCCAACATGGTGGCGCCCGAGGAGGTCGACGAGGCGCTGCACCACGAGATACAGGTACAGTAG
- the LOC133526982 gene encoding nonsense-mediated mRNA decay factor SMG5, which produces MQTGCSDILEAKVAERNEKAKKLYRYVSDVARRVDEASAASRSIVDLFSTKIEVLRQKLRDNCEKLLFLDPSNYGKKSLELLWRKGYYETVSAARKYQESDTAIDNFLFTHIGCGIGHFHHILNRMQAIMKILPGELDYELMFEDGESESEAQLSEEEVKLGRYVIYQCLIYLGDLSRYQVEIFQNYEPSTAARYYLQAAHIDMCSGMPFNQLGNLYLDKNYNLESVCYYIHCLSCTTPFEGATGNLLKILEKQTQYCETLNDAETYTQAEHIQNTVANFLSLIDIWYFSKNDTNVPQRCNKIAQDLRIAMEFAKSPFPDMNKNYTEYTQAVEEESTTPSYLNGNLVHKMVQICLFTVSKMMEIDEQKAFACKAFTLALLSQLLQKLLKQMEELGFKNPARKYRVRSVSINDVESEKSDNQANNANESEVIEDTIINKEKIPPQTETEDAKEISDGDNKKLENGDSKPNLKKTKRRRRRRVDSSESSDLTGSDSESIMTSDDACSDDDNEDDLSDSTYKSDDDSRSEESIFDDSDEEETVGNLNGDVNKSPKPIEDANTPISKVNGIDHIQKNTTKKQDIELKEEEIQDFLMGDNYLPSIKLLLDWVLLEKELILSCGDSGESLFQCVVDLLNIFTFYFYPKNNDVPGKLKILSYAKHIAMKLKLEYKKIPLPEDLNLRGTNICKFDKDAAEWQILNKYQPSVYEENVIRILNFIDFGNQIAKIVPRIRFNRSMKIFYFKKISAPKLNTKINHKKSREWHNSKTPHHEGSGGLLRRLGRLWLTAQVRELERRPAAPALLALDAAALLLHLRSVKQLLKARSFVLLVPTVVLQELDDLKRSQHSARDAIRWLEAALRSGSRFLRAQRPGQSRPLPLLKYPKKAPPHVTNFIQILEFCHHLTADEKQSGQGEPDRGKTNNLLILLVGNQPGTDEYKEFSVTGAAQAAGVTVQHIGDFYAKWRQTVNKTGKKR; this is translated from the exons ATGCAGACAGGATGTAGCGATATTTTAGAGGCTAAAGTTGCTGAACGCAATGAAAAAGCCAAAAAGCTATATCG GTATGTGAGTGACGTCGCTAGACGTGTCGACGAAGCCTCAGCGGCCAGCCGCTCTATAGTCGACCTATTTTCCACCAAAATAGAAGTTCTTCGTCAAAAACTTAGAGacaattgcgaaaaattgctcttTCTTGATCCATCAAACTATGGCAAAAAGTCCCTTGAACTTCTGTGGAGGAAGGGATACTATGAAACTGTATCAGCAGCAAGGAAATATCAGGAATCTGATACTGCAATAGATAACTTTCTTTTTACTCATATTGGGTGTGGAATAGGTCATTTTCATCACATCTTGAATAGGATGCAAGCTATTATGAAAATTTTGCCTGGAGAATTGGACTATGAGCTCATGTTCGAGGATGGAGAGTCAGAAAGTGAAGCCCAACTTAGTGAAGAAGAGGTAAAGCTTGGTCGCTATGTCATTTATCAATGTTTGATCTACCTTGGGGACTTGAGTCGGTATCAAGTGGAAATATTCCAAAACTATGAGCCTTCAACAGCAGCTCGCTATTACCTCCAAGCTGCTCATATTGACATGTGCTCCGGAATGCCATTTAACCAACTAGGCAATCTATATCTTGATAAAAATTACAACTTAGAATCTGTTTGCTATTACATCCATTGCCTTAGCTGCACAACACCTTTTGAAGGTGCTACTGGTAATTTGCTAAAGATCCTAGAAAAACAAACACAATATTGTGAAACTTTAAATGATGCAGAAACTTACACTCAAGCAGAACACATACAAAACACAGTTGCAAACTTCCTATCGCTAATTGACATATGGTATTTTAGCAAAAATGACACTAATGTGCCACAGAGGTGTAACAAAATAGCACAAGATCTGAGAATAGCAATGGAATTTGCAAAATCCCCATTTCCTGACatgaataaaaattatactGAATATACACAGGCTGTAGAAGAAGAAAGCACTACTCCTTCTTATTTAAATGGCAATCTTGTCCATAAAATGGTACAGATTTGCCTGTTTACAGTATCAAAAATGATGGAAATAGATGAACAAAAAGCATTTGCATGCAAAGCTTTCACCCTTGCATTACTTTCCCAGCTGTTACAGAAATTGCTTAAGCAAATGGAAGAACTGGGTTTTAAAAATCCTGCTCGAAAATATAGAGTCAGATCTGTATCAATAAATGATGTAGAATCTGAAAAATCTGACAATCAAGCTAATAATGCTAATGAATCTGAAGTAATAGAAGATACCATCATCAATAAAGAGAAAATACCACCGCAGACTGAAACTGAAGATGCAAAAGAAATATCTGATGGTGATAATAAAAAGTTAGAAAATGGTGACAGCAAGCCAAATCTTAAAAAGACAAAACGCAGGCGCAGGAGAAGAGTTGATTCCTCTGAGAGTTCAGATTTGACTGGTTCAGATAGTGAAAGTATCATGACTTCAGATGACGCTTGTtctgatgatgataatgaagATGATCTGTCAGATTCAACATACAAGTCTGATGATGATTCTAGAAGTGAGGAATCCATATTTGATGATTCGGATGAAGAGGAAACAGTAGGAAATCTAAATGGTGATGTGAATAAATCTCCTAAGCCAATTGAAGATGCCAATACTCCTATTTCTAAAGTAAATGGAATAGATCATATTCAAAAGAATACCACTAAAAAACAAGACATTGAattgaaagaagaagaaattcaaGACTTCTTAATGGGTGATAACTACTTGCCAAGCATCAAGCTCTTGCTAGACTGGGTACTTTTAGAAAAAGAGTTGATCCTATCATGTGGAGACAGTGGTGAGTCACTCTTCCAATGTGTTGTAGATCTGCTAAATatattcacattttacttttatcCCAAAAACAATGATGTTCCTGGCAAATTAAAAATCTTATCTTATGCCAAACATATtgctatgaaattaaaattggaATATAAGAAGATACCCCTACCGGAAGACCTAAATTTACGAGGCACTAACATCTGTAAATTTGACAAAGATGCTGCAGAATGGCAGATATTAAACAAGTACCAACCATCAGTGTATGAAGAAAATGTAATAAGGATCCtgaattttattgattttgGCAATCAAATTGCTAAAATTGTCCCTAGAATAAGATTTAACAGATCAATGAAGATATTCTATTTCAAGAAGATTTCAGCTCCGAAATTGAACACTAAAATAAATCACAAGAAAAGTAGAGAATGGCACAATTCGAAGACACCCCATCAT GAGGGGTCCGGCGGCCTGCTGCGCCGCCTCGGGCGCCTGTGGCTGACGGCGCAGGTGCGCGAGCTGGAGCGCcggcccgccgcgcccgcgctgcTGGCGCTGGACGCGGCCGCGCTGCTGCTGCACCTGCGCAGCGTCAAGCAGCTGCTCAAGGCGCGCTCGTTCGTGCTGCTCGTGCCCACCGTCG TGTTGCAAGAGCTAGACGACCTGAAGCGCTCACAGCACAGCGCGCGCGACGCCATCCGCTGGCTCGAGGCGGCGCTGCGCAGCGGCTCGCGCTTCCTGCGCGCGCAGAGGCCGGGCCAGTCGCGCCCGCTGCCATTGCTCAAGTATCCTAAGAAG GCCCCACCACACGTGACAAACTTCATTCAAATCCTCGAGTTCTGCCACCACCTGACGGCAGACGAAAAGCAGAGCGGGCAGGGCGAGCCCGACCGCGGCAAAACCAACAACCTGCTGATACTACTAGTCGGCAACCAGCCGGGCACCGACGAGTATAAAGAGTTCAGCGTGACGGGCGCCGCGCAGGCGGCCGGCGTTACTGTGCAGCACATAG GTGACTTCTATGCGAAGTGGCGTCAGACCGTAAACAAAACCGGCAAGAAAAGATGA
- the LOC133526984 gene encoding mitochondrial outer membrane protein SLC25A46-like: MAGFDYTGYNRPYGLDPNRESNDLYDSRYQQIYGYHTPMTEEYQGPPLVMDDNSDEDNNAYITTAISVASLITENLLSHPFIVLRRQCQVHNNLRNYHIVPYTLMPVVVRLHRRQDFTTLWKGIGSTCIVKGLNLAVEDVVAKATGWPKEVSKCNSVLQFLQHVTLKCISLAIITPFYSASLVETVQSDIASDKPALLDVFREGFLRILEWGTPSRGRMLPIWAIVGPTAAFGVTKYLAHITLKSITVRILRFQQRHRHELSDSYNVNYKQSQNPLIEDINLKANIFSFITMEILFYPVETIIHRLHIQGTRTIIDNLDTGTSVTPILTGYEGFMDCYNTTIAKEGLSGLYKGFGALVLQLAAHLAIIKLTTLVVSEVSNLLKPAKTPTSEDSAHSQQKYLFN, from the exons ATGGCTGGTTTTGATTACACTGGTTACAACAGGCCATATGGGTTGGATCCCAACAGAGAAAGCAATGACTTGTACGATTCCCGCTATCAGCAAATATACGGATATCACACACCTATGACTGAAGAATACCAGGGTCCCCCTCTTGTTATGGATGATAATTCTGATGAAG acaACAATGCATATATTACAACAGCAATTAGTGTTGCTAGTCTAATTACTGAGAATCTCCTCAGCCATCCATTTATTGTGTTAAGAAGGCAATGCCAG GTTCACAATAATCTCCGCAACTACCATATAGTACCTTACACATTAATGCCAGTTGTGGTGCGGCTGCATCGGCGACAGGACTTCACAACACTGTGGAAGGGCATCGGCTCAACTTGCATTGTCAAGGGACTCAACTTAGCTGTGGAAGATGTGGTGGCTAAAGCAACAGGGTGGCCTAA GGAAGTTTCAAAGTGCAATTCAGTATTGCAATTCCTCCAACATGTGACTCTAAAatg CATAAGCCTAGCCATTATCACGCCATTCTACTCAGCAAGCCTGGTCGAAACAGTTCAAAGTGACATAGCCAGCGATAAGCCAGCTCTCCTCGATGTGTTCAGAGAAGGCTTCCTACGTATACTAGAGTGGGGAACGCCTAGCAGAGGCAGAATGCTCCCTATATGGGCCATAGTCGGACCGACTGCTGCTTTTGGAGTTACGAAGTATTTGGCTCA CATAACGCTAAAAAGCATAACGGTCCGTATCCTCCGCTTCCAACAGCGCCACCGCCACGAGCTCAGCGATTCGTATAATGTTAACTACAAACAGTCACAAAACCCGCTCATTGAGGACATCAACTTGAAGGCCAACATATTCTCCTTCATAACCATGGAGATATTGTTCTATCCCGTGGAGACGATTATACACAGGCTTCATATACAG GGTACCAGAACAATAATCGACAATCTCGACACGGGTACGTCCGTGACACCGATCCTGACCGGGTATGAAGGCTTCATGGATTGCTATAACACCACAATAGCCAAGGAAGGCTTGTCGGGACTCTACAAAGGGTTTGGAGCCCTTGTACTGCAGCTAGCGGCCCATTTGGCCATAATAAAATTGACAACCTTGGTTGTGTCAGAAGTGTCCAACCTTCTCAAACCTGCCAAGACTCCCACAAGTGAAGATTCTGCTCACTCCCAGCAAAAGTACCTATTTAACTAG
- the LOC133526985 gene encoding large ribosomal subunit protein bL34m → MSGLLSAVLQPLRFLRQGLHTISQVTPTTSLVRPESFSLQSIRTNVRCYFPRPNEVKRVRRHGWKARMSTPTGRRIIMRRLLKGRFVLTH, encoded by the exons ATGTCGGGATTATTGTCTGCAGTATTACAACCTTTGCG GTTTCTAAGGCAAGGGCTTCACACGATCAGTCAAGTAACTCCAACTACTAGTTTGGTCAGGCCAGAGAGCTTTTCATTGCAATCAATTAGAACAAATGTTCGCTGTTATTTCCCACGGCCCAATGAAGTGAAAAGAGTCCGTCGACATGGTTGGAAAGCCAGGATGTCCACACCAACGGGTAGGAGGATCATTATGCGGAGGTTACTGAAAGGCAGATTTGTTTTGACCCACTAA
- the LOC133526983 gene encoding protein AF-9 has protein sequence MSAIKVNFEIGHETSLRTKKTPEGFTHDWEVFVRGQEGVDISHFVDKVVFNLHETFPRPKRVVKEPPFSVKESGYAGFMILIEIYLKNKDEPKRITFNYDLNLAHGGLLKDRYIVQNPNDEFRKKLVKGGGIPLSNNTFYTNPDQENKSRDSFTNEKPLSKSKLSSDSVKKHKSKEHKEELPHRTSSFENLFGPPIQKPPKVSPDPKKLEKSSTVVKPDKKEKDKSSSDKKSKYENKELKPEKAKLKEEKEKIRPEKVKSHSKEPERSKDKSKKRQSDRPPSPEVPKKKLAISPSRKAASPIPRSSSASSIKEEYKPPKHNTEPIEHKKPKIEEKPPKIEEVKPDKDLKEKKKKEKKSHDKDKERKEKKEHKKESHKTKETPKEVIKEIPKPREIPKEKEIIKEPVREKPIKPEKPINKFSIENLRKSPPPENEERSENHKSKEKGESERKHKHKKKDKKRDESKEKHKDSSKEKKHKHDKNREIPPEKPEVIERRETPTFKERPLPEPASPISLDTASQCSSKSGVAKMSHVGTEDIHSSHSDSESSMIADEEDTKVKTEITSPVRHKREPSPELEPEPELEPEPEPEPEPEPEPEPVVEAPIHKEKVKKHKDKKDKKEEKRRKRKANEDEDADKRKLAKSDTGPSNHETERGESSGSIIETKVQDNGVSSSLGEDAEPGDLSPDYMVQLKGLQKRIMMIKNNEELERVVNLIAETGRYEVTTQTFDFDLCLLDRSTVQQLIQLVGC, from the exons ATGTCGGCAATAAAGGTGAACTTTGAAATCGGGCACGAAACTTCCCTGCGCACGAAGAAGACTCCAGAGGGCTTTACTCATGACTGGGAAGTCTTCGTGCGAGGACAAGAAGGTGTAGATATCAGCCACTTTGTTGACAAAGTGGTCTTTAACCTCCACGAAACTTTCCCTAGACCCAAGAGAG ttgTTAAAGAACCACCATTTTCTGTAAAAGAATCTGGATATGCTGGTTTCATGATCCTAATTGAAATATACTTGAAGAATAAGGATGAACCCAAAAGGATAACATTCAATTATGATTTAAATCTAGCACATGGTGGTCTTCTGAAGGACCGGTATATTGTTCAAAACCCTAATGATGAATTCAGAAAGAAATTGGTAAAAGGAGGAGGAATACCCCTATCTAATAACACATTTTATACTAATCCAGACCAGGAAAATAAAAGTCGAGACTCATTTACAAATGAGAAACCACTCAGTAAATCAAAACTGTCTTCAGATAGTGTCAAGAAACACAAATCTAAAGAGCACAAAGAGGAACTACCACACAGAACCAGTAGTTTTGAAAACTTATTTGGCCCGCCCATTCAAAAGCCACCTAAAGTGTCACCAGATCCCAAAAAACTTGAAAAATCCAGTACTGTTGTTAAGCcagataaaaaagaaaaagataaaAGCAGTTCTGATAAAAAGTCTAAGTATGAGAATAAAGAATTAAAACCAGAGAAGGCTAAGCtgaaagaagaaaaagagaAAATTCGGCCAGAGAAAGTTAAAAGTCACAGCAAAGAACCAGAGAGATCTAAAGACAAGAGCAAAAAAAGGCAAAGTGATAGGCCACCTTCACCAGAGGTACCCAAAAAAAAGCTTGCAATAAGCCCCAGCAGAAAAGCAGCTAGTCCAATTCCTCGCTCTAGCAGTGCCTCCAGCATTAAGGAAGAATATAAGCCCCCTAAACATAACACAGAACCAATTGAGCATAAGAAACCGAAAATTGAAGAAAAACCTCCCAAAATAGAGGAAGTCAAACCAGATAAAGATCtcaaagaaaaaaagaaaaaggagAAAAAAAGTCATGACAAAGACAAAGAAAGAAAAGAGAAGAAAGAACATAAGAAAGAAAGTCATAAAACTAAAGAGACTCCTAAAGAAGTCATCAAGGAAATACCAAAACCTAGAGAAAttccgaaagaaaaagaaattattaaaGAACCAGTAAGAGAGAAACCTATAAAACCTGAAAAACCCATCAATAAGTTTTCTATTGAAAACCTTAGAAAAAGCCCTCCACCAGAAAATGAGGAGCGATCTGAAAATCACAAATCTAAAGAAAAAGGTGAATCCGAGAGAAAACATAAACACaagaaaaaagataaaaaaagggATGAATCTAAGGAAAAACACAAAGATTCAAGTAAAGAGAAAAAACACAAGCATGATAAAAATCGGGAAATACCACCTGAAAAACCAGAAGTAATTGAGCGCAGGGAAACACCCACTTTCAAGGAGAGACCTCTACCCGAACCAGCCTCGCCTATATCTCTTGATACAGCTTCACAGTGCAGCTCAAAGAGTGGTGTAGCAAAGATGTCTCATGTTGGCACAGAGGATATCCATAGTAGCCATTCAGATTCAGAAAGTTCTATGATTGCTGATGAAGAAGATACCAAAGTCAAAACAGAAATTACGTCCCCAGTGAGGCACAAGCGTGAACCATCTCCAGAACTCGAGCCTGAGCCAGAATTAGAACCCGAACCAGAACCTGAACCGGAACCTGAACCAGAACCTGAACCTGTTGTGGAAGCCCCAATTCATAAAGAAAAGGTGAAGAAACACAAGGATAAGAAAGACAAAAAGGAAGAGAAGCGACGTAAACGAAAAGCAAATGAAGATGAAGACGCAGATAAAAGAAAACTTGCCAAAAGCGACACCGGGCCTTCTAACCATGAGACTGAACGCGGTGAGAGCAGCGGCTCCATCATAGAAACTAAAGTTCAGGACAATGGAGTATCTAGCAGTTTAGGGGAGGACGCGGAACCCGGGGATCTATCCCCAGACTATATGGTGCAATTAAAGGGATTGCAGAAGAGAATAATGATGATTAAAAACAATGAAGAACTTGAAAGGGTTGTGAATCTAATAGCCGAAACTGGGAGGTACGAGGTGACAACCCAAAcgtttgattttgatttgtgCCTATTAGATCGTTCGACGGTGCAGCAGCTTATTCAACTCGTCGGATGCTAg